A single region of the Eleginops maclovinus isolate JMC-PN-2008 ecotype Puerto Natales chromosome 4, JC_Emac_rtc_rv5, whole genome shotgun sequence genome encodes:
- the lmo7b gene encoding LIM domain only protein 7b isoform X4: MEWRQQTSVSCADAFNEAQRWIEKVTGKSFGCNDFRAALENGVLLCDLINKLKPGIIKRVNRLSTPIAGLDNVSVFLKACGKLGLNVSQLFHPGDLQDLSSRATLRRDETKRRLKNVLVTIYWLGRKAHQDTFYSGPQLNFKAFEGLLGLALSKALDEGSHLFVKESWYLEREESQRMRPNYKNQFSLDSLDSLDSRVLHQNSEGWGSDAEAEQVFKMETTQPSTHRNKGYIPLPILRRKQGQEESGSQIARAYKIQVRPERQVQVNPGWIWSKSLRDIPMVYPVRKVPDEPTIYDEDQDAIMANEWNQENKRRCSVAAKDSEAMWQDDLSKWKNRRRSSKSDRRKSLDREHVITQMANGAGNTFEKNETPGGLLKRDQQSPRRHFPAPRPYCSSPHSKSLSSDLRPHTRALLARSYTTETPFSPQAPLSSQNSAHTKETSVAAMPASDANILGEETYIASLASHGAEVTTPSLDGPFSFQAQVKVQERPSPVKPTSEETQSENVFTNQISTLVTTIQPKVTTKSATTTEPKESMLSRKEHIVCRDPKVPAFYTDLAGVDGLSQEESQKISWEPAVEHAAAGYKYMSRTGCWSGSASLPRGYRRSEGSSRLSSAITARPFGTKSRVSSMPRLFNVEYNQGLLIDSEKAESISPTTKSSLKRQTATTHLKVQHVSIGQKKPNQAQQSGTEQMEEEVKGATLSSQTFQTVGYHHQPYTQTKLVPQPHSNLQTQRNTGSSLPSSANIDLPKVDHSDMRVSLTLKPNSRPDFGFQTHWDSRGARVKLIQPGSPAEQCQLCVDDEIVAVNGVAVANLNYNQWKDKMTSSLQNGSLTMDIRRYGNKDWSTSEGDHHKQPGRSRKTLNLTSAGPSLIGYPDCHANSGASSETPVRKFNGQADDVLQSKVIHGEPADSHGTAGSKGGSESAISDLQVPSLSPSSSSWSWDHDGDRRRQEKWQEEQERLLQEQYRRDQERLESEWRRAQQDAKGEVCWKSGQKPFEMTNGGGSSASTQLHVNGLTNKNIKAVQGPDRDELKDEGTTSQSNGQGEHHDKISEPAWPEDSCGFKLSPAHRAKSFSTPALASPYKQTRGPGDERKRKGQSVSNAEKERQLILQEMKKRTNLLTDNSWIRQRSSSFYKEPIYVGVPMKRYESLDDLDTLRESPPPVATFIYPRPHSATAGYCAPSRNSSSRYSTGSMISQKSTLDSSHHPRMVSGRRTCCVCEHVLGSGAAIVIEALSLCFHLACFKCVGCHRHLGGSETGVQVRIRNRKPHCELCFYQLKSAGPPSM; this comes from the exons ATGGAGTGGCGCCAGCAGACCAGTGTCAGCTGTGCAGACGCCTTCAACGAGGCTCAACGCTGGATTGAG aaagtcACTGGAAAATCGTTTGGTTGCAATGACTTCCGTGCTGCCTTAGAGAATGGAGTCCTGCTTTGCGA CTTGATTAACAAGTTAAAACCCGGCATCATCAAGAGAGTAAACAGGCTTTCTACTCCCATTGCTGGTCTg GATAATGTCAGTGTCTTCCTGAAAGCCTGTGGGAAACTTGGACTGAATGTGTCTCAGCTATTTCATCCCGGAGACCTGCAGGACCTGTCCTCTCGTGCAACACTCAG gcgAGATGAAACCAAAAGAAGACTCAAAAAC gttctCGTCACAATTTACTGGTTGGGTCGCAAGGCTCACCAGGACACCTTCTACAGCGGTCCTCAGCTCAACTTCAAGGCTTTTGAAGGGCTGCTAGGGTTAGCCTTGTCCAAG GCTCTAGACGAGGGAAGTCATTTGTTTGTGAAGGAGAGCTGGTAcctggagagggaggagagtcAGCGCATGAGACCGAACTATAAGAATCAGTTTTCTTTGGACAGCCTCGACTCTCTGGATTCTCGAGTCCTCCACCAAAACAGTGAAG GTTGGGGAAGTGACGCAGAAGCTGAGCAGGTGTTTAAGATGGAGACCACACAGCCCTCCACCCATCGAAACAAAGGTTATATCCCACTGCCAATCCTACGGAGAAAACAAGGACAGGAGGAGAGTGGAAGTCAAATTGCCAG AGCATATAAAATCCAGGTCAGACCTGAGAGACAAGTTCAGGTCAACCCTGGCTGGATTTG GAGCAAATCACTCCGCGACATCCCGATGGTTTACCCTGTGCGTAAGGTTCCTGATGAGCCCACCATCTATGATGAAGACCAGGACGCCATTATGGCCAACGAGTGGAATCAAGAAAACAAACGACGGTGTAGTGTTGCTGCCAAGGACAGTGAAGCAATGTGGCAAGAT gactTGTCAAAGTGGAAGAATCGTCGCAGGAGCTCAAAGTCTGACCGCAGGAAGTCTTTAGACAGAGAGCATGTCATTACACAAATGGCCAATGGGGCTGGGAATACATTTGAGAAGAATGAAACACCAGGTGGACTGCTGAAGAG AGACCAGCAGTCCCCTCGCAGGCATTTCCCTGCTCCTCGTCCTTACTGCTCCTCTCCCCATTCAAAATCCTTGAGCTCTGATCTCCGGCCACATACTCGGGCTCTGCTGGCCCGCAGCTACACCACAGAGACACCTTTCAGCCCCCAGGCTCCACTTAGCTCCCAGAACTCAGCCCACACTAAG GAAACCTCAGTTGCAGCCATGCCTGCCTCTGATGCCAACATCTTGGGAGAGGAGACATACATTGCCTCCTTGGCTTCACATGGAGCAGAAGTTACCACTCCTTCTCTGGATGGCCCTTTCAGCTTCCAGGCCCAAGTCAAAGTGCAGGAAAGACCATCTCCTGTCAAGCCCACTTCTGAAGAGACTCagtcagaaaatgttttcacaaaCCAAATCTCCACTCTGGTCACAACTATACAGCCAAAGGTGACCACAAAGTCAGCCACCACCACGGAACCTAAAGAATCCATGTTGAGTCGCAAGGAGCATATAGTCTGTCGTGATCCAAAAGTTCCTGCGTTTTACACTGATCTGGCAGGAGTTGATGGTCTGTCCCAGGAAGAGAGCCAGAAGATATCCTGGGAACCAGCTGTGGAACATGCTGCAGCTGGCTACAAGTATATGTCCAGAACTGGGTGCTGGTCCGGCTCTGCTAGCCTCCCTCGTGGTTACCGGCGGTCCGAGGGCTCATCTCGTCTCTCTTCAGCAATCACAGCCAGGCCCTTTGGGACCAAGTCCAGGGTGTCCTCAATGCCGAGGCTATTTAAC GTAGAATACAACCAGGGACTGCTGATTGACAGTGAGAAAGCGGAATCTATTTCTCCCACCACCAAATCTTCTCTTAAGAGGCAGACTGCCACCACACATTTGAAGGTTCAGCATGTTTCAATCGGACAAAAGAAACCTAACCAGGCGCAGCAGAGTGGTACAgagcagatggaggaggaggtgaaaggTGCCACTCTCTCCAGTCAGACCTTCCAGACCGTTGGATACCACCATCAGCCGTACACACAAACCAAGCTAGTACCGCAGCCTCATTCTAACCTGCAGACCCAACGCAACACAGGCTCCTCTCTCCCATCTAGTGCAAACATTGACCTCCCAAag GTGGATCACAGTGACATGAGAGTCAGCCTGACTCTCAAACCTAACAGTAGACCAGACTTCGGTTTCCAGACACATTGGGACTCCAGAGGGGCGAGAGTCAAATTAATTCAGCCTG GCAGTCCAGCGGAGCAGTGCCAGCTGTGTGTGGATGATGAAATTGTGGCTGTTAATGGAGTTGCGGTGGCAAACTTGAACTACAACCAGTGGAAGGATAAAATGACATCGTCCCTGCAAAACGGCAGTCTGACCATGGACATAAGGCGCTACGGCAACAAGG ATTGGAGCACCAGTGAGGGGGATCATCACAAGCAGCCAGGCCGCAGCAGGAAGACCCTCAATCTGACTTCTGCAGGGCCCTCTCTGATAGGTTACCCTGATTGCCATGCAAACAGTGGTGCCTCTTCAGAAACCCCAGTCAGGAAATTCAATGGGCAGGCAGACGAT GTTTTACAAAGTAAAGTCATTCATGGAGAACCTGCTGACAGCCATGGGACAGCAGGAAGTAAAG GAGGTTCAGAATCTGCAATATCTGAT CTCCAGGTGCCATCCCTCAGCCCCTCCTCATCCAGCTGGTCGTGGGACCATGATGGGGATCGGAGGCGTCAGGAGAAGTGGCAGGAAGAGCAGGAGCGCCTCCTACAG gagcaATACAGGCGGGATCAGGAGAGGCTTGAGTCAGAGTGGCGGAGGGCACAGCAAGATGCAAAGGGGGAGGTATGCTGGAAGTCAGGG CAGAAACCATTTGAGATGACCAATGGTGGTGGGAGCTCTGCCAGTACCCAACTCCATGTGAATGGattgacaaacaaaaacataaaagcagTGCAGGGACCTGACCGAGATGAGCTGAAAGATGAAGGGACCACATCTCAAAGTAATGGACAAGGAGAGCATCATGACAAGATTTCTGAACCAGCCTG GCCTGAGGACTCCTGTGGCTTTAAGCTCTCTCCTGCACACAG GGCAAAATCCTTCTCTACCCCGGCATTAGCTAGCCCCTACAAACAGACAAGAG GTCCAGGTgatgagaggaaaagaaaagggcaGTCTGTGTCTAACgctgagaaagagaggcagCTGATTTTGCAGGAGATGAAGAAAAGGACTAATCTCCTGACTGACAACAGTTGGATACGTCAGCGCAGCAGCAGCTTTTACAAAGAGCCTATCTATGTTGGGGTTCCCATGAAGAG GTATGAGTCTCTGGACGACCTGGATACTCTCCGTGAGTCCCCCCCCCCGGTCGCTACGTTCATTTACCCTCGTCCACACTCAGCAACTGCAGGCTACTGTGCCCCGAGCAGGAACTCCTCCTCTCGCTACAGCACTGGATCAATGATATCCCAGAAAAGTACATTGGATTCCTCCCATCACCCCAG GATGGTCAGTGGCAGGAGgacttgctgtgtgtgtgagcatgtccTGGGTAGTGGGGCAGCCATTGTCATTGAGGCCCTTAGTCTCTGCTTCCACCTCGCCTGTTTCAAG TGTGTGGGCTGCCACAGACATCTCGGAGGAAGTGAGACTGGAGTCCAGGTTCGAATCCGAAACAGGAAACCCCACTGTGAGCTGTGCTTTTACCAACTCAAGT CTGCTGGTCCCCCTTCCATGTGA
- the lmo7b gene encoding LIM domain only protein 7b isoform X7 — protein MEWRQQTSVSCADAFNEAQRWIEKVTGKSFGCNDFRAALENGVLLCDLINKLKPGIIKRVNRLSTPIAGLDNVSVFLKACGKLGLNVSQLFHPGDLQDLSSRATLRRDETKRRLKNVLVTIYWLGRKAHQDTFYSGPQLNFKAFEGLLGLALSKALDEGSHLFVKESWYLEREESQRMRPNYKNQFSLDSLDSLDSRVLHQNSEGWGSDAEAEQVFKMETTQPSTHRNKGYIPLPILRRKQGQEESGSQIARAYKIQVRPERQVQVNPGWIWSKSLRDIPMVYPVRKVPDEPTIYDEDQDAIMANEWNQENKRRCSVAAKDSEAMWQDDLSKWKNRRRSSKSDRRKSLDREHVITQMANGAGNTFEKNETPGGLLKRDQQSPRRHFPAPRPYCSSPHSKSLSSDLRPHTRALLARSYTTETPFSPQAPLSSQNSAHTKETSVAAMPASDANILGEETYIASLASHGAEVTTPSLDGPFSFQAQVKVQERPSPVKPTSEETQSENVFTNQISTLVTTIQPKVTTKSATTTEPKESMLSRKEHIVCRDPKVPAFYTDLAGVDGLSQEESQKISWEPAVEHAAAGYKYMSRTGCWSGSASLPRGYRRSEGSSRLSSAITARPFGTKSRVSSMPRLFNVEYNQGLLIDSEKAESISPTTKSSLKRQTATTHLKVQHVSIGQKKPNQAQQSGTEQMEEEVKGATLSSQTFQTVGYHHQPYTQTKLVPQPHSNLQTQRNTGSSLPSSANIDLPKVDHSDMRVSLTLKPNSRPDFGFQTHWDSRGARVKLIQPGSPAEQCQLCVDDEIVAVNGVAVANLNYNQWKDKMTSSLQNGSLTMDIRRYGNKGGSESAISDLQVPSLSPSSSSWSWDHDGDRRRQEKWQEEQERLLQEQYRRDQERLESEWRRAQQDAKGEVCWKSGQKPFEMTNGGGSSASTQLHVNGLTNKNIKAVQGPDRDELKDEGTTSQSNGQGEHHDKISEPAWPEDSCGFKLSPAHRAKSFSTPALASPYKQTRGPGDERKRKGQSVSNAEKERQLILQEMKKRTNLLTDNSWIRQRSSSFYKEPIYVGVPMKRYESLDDLDTLRESPPPVATFIYPRPHSATAGYCAPSRNSSSRYSTGSMISQKSTLDSSHHPRMVSGRRTCCVCEHVLGSGAAIVIEALSLCFHLACFKCVGCHRHLGGSETGVQVRIRNRKPHCELCFYQLKSAGPPSM, from the exons ATGGAGTGGCGCCAGCAGACCAGTGTCAGCTGTGCAGACGCCTTCAACGAGGCTCAACGCTGGATTGAG aaagtcACTGGAAAATCGTTTGGTTGCAATGACTTCCGTGCTGCCTTAGAGAATGGAGTCCTGCTTTGCGA CTTGATTAACAAGTTAAAACCCGGCATCATCAAGAGAGTAAACAGGCTTTCTACTCCCATTGCTGGTCTg GATAATGTCAGTGTCTTCCTGAAAGCCTGTGGGAAACTTGGACTGAATGTGTCTCAGCTATTTCATCCCGGAGACCTGCAGGACCTGTCCTCTCGTGCAACACTCAG gcgAGATGAAACCAAAAGAAGACTCAAAAAC gttctCGTCACAATTTACTGGTTGGGTCGCAAGGCTCACCAGGACACCTTCTACAGCGGTCCTCAGCTCAACTTCAAGGCTTTTGAAGGGCTGCTAGGGTTAGCCTTGTCCAAG GCTCTAGACGAGGGAAGTCATTTGTTTGTGAAGGAGAGCTGGTAcctggagagggaggagagtcAGCGCATGAGACCGAACTATAAGAATCAGTTTTCTTTGGACAGCCTCGACTCTCTGGATTCTCGAGTCCTCCACCAAAACAGTGAAG GTTGGGGAAGTGACGCAGAAGCTGAGCAGGTGTTTAAGATGGAGACCACACAGCCCTCCACCCATCGAAACAAAGGTTATATCCCACTGCCAATCCTACGGAGAAAACAAGGACAGGAGGAGAGTGGAAGTCAAATTGCCAG AGCATATAAAATCCAGGTCAGACCTGAGAGACAAGTTCAGGTCAACCCTGGCTGGATTTG GAGCAAATCACTCCGCGACATCCCGATGGTTTACCCTGTGCGTAAGGTTCCTGATGAGCCCACCATCTATGATGAAGACCAGGACGCCATTATGGCCAACGAGTGGAATCAAGAAAACAAACGACGGTGTAGTGTTGCTGCCAAGGACAGTGAAGCAATGTGGCAAGAT gactTGTCAAAGTGGAAGAATCGTCGCAGGAGCTCAAAGTCTGACCGCAGGAAGTCTTTAGACAGAGAGCATGTCATTACACAAATGGCCAATGGGGCTGGGAATACATTTGAGAAGAATGAAACACCAGGTGGACTGCTGAAGAG AGACCAGCAGTCCCCTCGCAGGCATTTCCCTGCTCCTCGTCCTTACTGCTCCTCTCCCCATTCAAAATCCTTGAGCTCTGATCTCCGGCCACATACTCGGGCTCTGCTGGCCCGCAGCTACACCACAGAGACACCTTTCAGCCCCCAGGCTCCACTTAGCTCCCAGAACTCAGCCCACACTAAG GAAACCTCAGTTGCAGCCATGCCTGCCTCTGATGCCAACATCTTGGGAGAGGAGACATACATTGCCTCCTTGGCTTCACATGGAGCAGAAGTTACCACTCCTTCTCTGGATGGCCCTTTCAGCTTCCAGGCCCAAGTCAAAGTGCAGGAAAGACCATCTCCTGTCAAGCCCACTTCTGAAGAGACTCagtcagaaaatgttttcacaaaCCAAATCTCCACTCTGGTCACAACTATACAGCCAAAGGTGACCACAAAGTCAGCCACCACCACGGAACCTAAAGAATCCATGTTGAGTCGCAAGGAGCATATAGTCTGTCGTGATCCAAAAGTTCCTGCGTTTTACACTGATCTGGCAGGAGTTGATGGTCTGTCCCAGGAAGAGAGCCAGAAGATATCCTGGGAACCAGCTGTGGAACATGCTGCAGCTGGCTACAAGTATATGTCCAGAACTGGGTGCTGGTCCGGCTCTGCTAGCCTCCCTCGTGGTTACCGGCGGTCCGAGGGCTCATCTCGTCTCTCTTCAGCAATCACAGCCAGGCCCTTTGGGACCAAGTCCAGGGTGTCCTCAATGCCGAGGCTATTTAAC GTAGAATACAACCAGGGACTGCTGATTGACAGTGAGAAAGCGGAATCTATTTCTCCCACCACCAAATCTTCTCTTAAGAGGCAGACTGCCACCACACATTTGAAGGTTCAGCATGTTTCAATCGGACAAAAGAAACCTAACCAGGCGCAGCAGAGTGGTACAgagcagatggaggaggaggtgaaaggTGCCACTCTCTCCAGTCAGACCTTCCAGACCGTTGGATACCACCATCAGCCGTACACACAAACCAAGCTAGTACCGCAGCCTCATTCTAACCTGCAGACCCAACGCAACACAGGCTCCTCTCTCCCATCTAGTGCAAACATTGACCTCCCAAag GTGGATCACAGTGACATGAGAGTCAGCCTGACTCTCAAACCTAACAGTAGACCAGACTTCGGTTTCCAGACACATTGGGACTCCAGAGGGGCGAGAGTCAAATTAATTCAGCCTG GCAGTCCAGCGGAGCAGTGCCAGCTGTGTGTGGATGATGAAATTGTGGCTGTTAATGGAGTTGCGGTGGCAAACTTGAACTACAACCAGTGGAAGGATAAAATGACATCGTCCCTGCAAAACGGCAGTCTGACCATGGACATAAGGCGCTACGGCAACAAGG GAGGTTCAGAATCTGCAATATCTGAT CTCCAGGTGCCATCCCTCAGCCCCTCCTCATCCAGCTGGTCGTGGGACCATGATGGGGATCGGAGGCGTCAGGAGAAGTGGCAGGAAGAGCAGGAGCGCCTCCTACAG gagcaATACAGGCGGGATCAGGAGAGGCTTGAGTCAGAGTGGCGGAGGGCACAGCAAGATGCAAAGGGGGAGGTATGCTGGAAGTCAGGG CAGAAACCATTTGAGATGACCAATGGTGGTGGGAGCTCTGCCAGTACCCAACTCCATGTGAATGGattgacaaacaaaaacataaaagcagTGCAGGGACCTGACCGAGATGAGCTGAAAGATGAAGGGACCACATCTCAAAGTAATGGACAAGGAGAGCATCATGACAAGATTTCTGAACCAGCCTG GCCTGAGGACTCCTGTGGCTTTAAGCTCTCTCCTGCACACAG GGCAAAATCCTTCTCTACCCCGGCATTAGCTAGCCCCTACAAACAGACAAGAG GTCCAGGTgatgagaggaaaagaaaagggcaGTCTGTGTCTAACgctgagaaagagaggcagCTGATTTTGCAGGAGATGAAGAAAAGGACTAATCTCCTGACTGACAACAGTTGGATACGTCAGCGCAGCAGCAGCTTTTACAAAGAGCCTATCTATGTTGGGGTTCCCATGAAGAG GTATGAGTCTCTGGACGACCTGGATACTCTCCGTGAGTCCCCCCCCCCGGTCGCTACGTTCATTTACCCTCGTCCACACTCAGCAACTGCAGGCTACTGTGCCCCGAGCAGGAACTCCTCCTCTCGCTACAGCACTGGATCAATGATATCCCAGAAAAGTACATTGGATTCCTCCCATCACCCCAG GATGGTCAGTGGCAGGAGgacttgctgtgtgtgtgagcatgtccTGGGTAGTGGGGCAGCCATTGTCATTGAGGCCCTTAGTCTCTGCTTCCACCTCGCCTGTTTCAAG TGTGTGGGCTGCCACAGACATCTCGGAGGAAGTGAGACTGGAGTCCAGGTTCGAATCCGAAACAGGAAACCCCACTGTGAGCTGTGCTTTTACCAACTCAAGT CTGCTGGTCCCCCTTCCATGTGA